One genomic segment of Chloroflexota bacterium includes these proteins:
- a CDS encoding FAD-dependent oxidoreductase, protein MGRLGDSVTRRALIIGGGVAGIQAALDIADAGYEVILVERTPSIGGHMIQYSEVFPTLDCPQCILTPKMVEVGQHPNIRLLTYSEVEKVSGQVGNFSVRVRRKASYVDRDKCTGCGDCSPVCPVEVYSEYERGVVAQKAIYKPFGQAVPAVFTVEKRGISPCRIACPAGVNAQGYIALISQGKYREALEVVRRTMPFAGVIGRVCTHPCETDCERKTVEQPMAIRALKRFIADYELKEGREKAIPVERTKQEKVAIVGSGPAGLACAYDLVRRGYPVTVFEAMPMAGGLLRYGIPEYRLPNNILDNEIDYIRELGVEIKTNSPVGDLSKLFAGGYRAVFLGTGAGISQKMGIPGEDTSGVIHALDFLKRVSSGDKISLGSRVAVIGGGNAAVDAARVARRLGVEEVSILYRRSRDEMPAVAGEVDEAEKEGIKLHILAAPVKVLSQGDKLTGIECIRMELGEPDASGRRRPIPLKGSEFIMDVDNAIIAIGQTVDKAGLPEKLAYTERETLSTDPVTFETNLAGVFAGGDVVSGPADVIGAVAAGNEAAESIDRYLSGTNLRQGRPEQPHRVEEVSKEGILPGSRAAMPMLDLKQRAGSFAEVELGFDEKVAIAEAKRCLNCAGCCECLSCEAACERKAINHEMVDRYEEYDVGAIVVATGFELTPTKAITEFESDPDILDGIQFERILCPGGPTAGVVLRPSDAKAPKEVVFISCVGSRDPEHGVPYCSRVCCMYLAKQAMLYKHAVPDGQAYIFYMDTRSTGKGYEEFVQRAVEEDGVLYLRGRVSKVFRDGKKLRVWGADTLTGKKIELSCDLVVLGMAMIIDPTSEELAQALGINTDEHGFITEVHAKLRPLETSVPGIYVAGTAQGPKDIPDSVAQGSGAASKVLVLFSHKESALEKVEQR, encoded by the coding sequence ATGGGAAGGTTAGGCGATTCTGTTACCAGAAGGGCGTTGATTATTGGCGGTGGGGTGGCCGGTATTCAGGCGGCCCTGGACATCGCCGATGCCGGATATGAAGTTATTCTGGTGGAAAGAACCCCCAGCATCGGCGGGCATATGATCCAGTACTCCGAGGTCTTTCCCACGCTGGACTGCCCGCAGTGCATCCTGACGCCCAAGATGGTGGAGGTCGGCCAGCACCCCAATATCAGACTCCTGACCTATTCGGAGGTAGAGAAGGTTTCCGGTCAGGTAGGGAATTTCTCCGTCCGCGTTAGAAGAAAGGCTTCCTATGTGGACCGGGATAAGTGCACCGGATGCGGGGATTGTTCTCCCGTATGCCCGGTAGAAGTATACAGCGAATATGAGCGCGGAGTAGTTGCACAGAAAGCGATCTACAAGCCCTTCGGTCAGGCAGTGCCCGCTGTCTTTACCGTGGAAAAGAGAGGAATCTCACCGTGTCGAATCGCCTGCCCGGCGGGCGTTAACGCTCAGGGCTACATCGCCCTTATCTCCCAGGGAAAGTACAGAGAAGCCCTGGAGGTGGTGCGTCGGACCATGCCCTTCGCCGGGGTAATCGGGCGGGTCTGCACTCACCCCTGTGAAACAGATTGCGAACGCAAGACCGTGGAACAACCCATGGCCATTCGTGCCCTGAAGCGATTCATTGCCGATTACGAGCTGAAGGAAGGCAGGGAGAAGGCGATTCCGGTTGAGAGGACGAAGCAGGAGAAAGTAGCTATCGTTGGCTCCGGGCCGGCGGGCCTGGCCTGCGCCTATGATCTGGTCAGGAGAGGATATCCGGTGACCGTATTCGAAGCCATGCCTATGGCCGGCGGCCTGCTGCGCTATGGAATTCCAGAATACCGGTTACCGAATAATATACTGGATAACGAGATCGATTATATCAGGGAACTCGGCGTGGAAATCAAGACGAATAGTCCGGTGGGGGACCTGAGCAAGCTCTTCGCCGGGGGATACAGGGCGGTTTTCCTGGGTACGGGCGCCGGGATAAGCCAGAAGATGGGCATTCCTGGCGAAGACACATCGGGTGTCATTCATGCCCTTGATTTTTTAAAGAGAGTAAGTTCGGGGGATAAAATCAGTTTGGGCAGTCGGGTGGCAGTTATCGGCGGGGGCAATGCGGCGGTGGATGCCGCCAGAGTTGCCCGGCGTCTCGGCGTTGAAGAGGTCAGTATTCTGTATCGTCGTTCGCGGGACGAGATGCCGGCGGTTGCCGGTGAGGTTGATGAGGCGGAAAAGGAAGGCATAAAACTTCACATCCTGGCCGCGCCGGTAAAGGTTCTGAGCCAGGGGGATAAATTAACCGGTATCGAGTGCATCCGTATGGAGCTTGGTGAGCCTGATGCCAGCGGTCGGAGGCGGCCGATACCACTCAAGGGCTCAGAGTTTATCATGGATGTTGATAATGCCATTATCGCCATCGGACAGACGGTAGACAAGGCTGGATTACCCGAGAAGCTGGCTTACACTGAGCGGGAGACCCTCTCAACAGACCCGGTCACATTTGAAACAAATCTTGCCGGCGTCTTCGCCGGCGGTGATGTGGTCTCCGGTCCGGCCGATGTCATTGGAGCCGTTGCGGCCGGCAATGAAGCCGCGGAAAGCATCGACCGATATTTAAGTGGTACGAATCTGCGCCAGGGAAGACCAGAGCAGCCGCACAGAGTCGAGGAAGTCTCAAAGGAAGGAATATTGCCGGGGTCGAGGGCAGCTATGCCGATGCTGGACCTGAAACAGAGAGCAGGTTCCTTTGCCGAGGTTGAGCTTGGCTTCGACGAAAAGGTGGCCATTGCGGAAGCCAAACGCTGTCTGAACTGCGCTGGCTGTTGCGAATGCCTCTCCTGTGAGGCAGCCTGTGAAAGAAAAGCCATCAATCACGAGATGGTTGACCGTTATGAGGAATATGATGTCGGCGCCATTGTCGTGGCCACCGGGTTTGAACTCACTCCCACAAAGGCAATCACTGAGTTTGAATCGGACCCGGACATTCTGGATGGGATTCAGTTTGAAAGGATACTCTGCCCGGGAGGTCCTACTGCCGGGGTGGTATTGCGGCCGTCCGACGCGAAAGCACCTAAAGAGGTGGTATTCATCTCCTGTGTGGGCTCCCGCGACCCCGAGCACGGTGTGCCTTATTGTTCCCGGGTGTGCTGCATGTATCTGGCGAAACAGGCCATGCTCTACAAGCACGCTGTCCCCGACGGCCAGGCATACATCTTCTATATGGACACCCGGAGCACGGGGAAAGGCTACGAGGAGTTTGTGCAGAGGGCCGTGGAAGAGGACGGCGTATTGTACCTGAGGGGAAGAGTATCCAAGGTTTTCCGGGACGGGAAAAAGCTCAGGGTCTGGGGGGCCGATACCCTGACCGGGAAGAAAATCGAACTGTCCTGCGACCTGGTAGTGCTGGGCATGGCTATGATAATTGACCCGACCAGTGAAGAACTGGCGCAGGCACTTGGCATAAACACGGATGAACACGGGTTTATAACCGAAGTGCACGCCAAACTGCGTCCACTGGAGACTTCGGTACCGGGCATTTACGTTGCCGGAACAGCCCAGGGACCTAAAGACATTCCCGATTCAGTGGCCCAGGGGAGCGGTGCCGCCAGTAAGGTACTTGTCCTTTTCTCGCATAAGGAATCAGCGCTGGAAAAAGTGGAACAGCGATGA
- a CDS encoding CoB--CoM heterodisulfide reductase iron-sulfur subunit B family protein gives MELSYYPGCTLKTRAKGLEDSAVAAMDALGIRLAEIERWNCCGTVYSLAEDDLAHHLAPVRNLIRVKEQGGDRVGTLCSFCYHTLKRANLLMRNDGEKRKTLNDFMEEEVDYNGEVEVVHLLEVLRDEVGWENIAAKVKVPLQGLKVAPYYGCTLLRPQEVAIDQVERPTILHRLMEAIGAEAVDFPYATECCGAFQIVGNPDSITQRAWEILSSALRRDAEAMVLTCPLCHFNLSQRQSELMQKYSDFQGMPIFYFSQLLAISLGIDPEVCHFELDYADSLSLLKSKKLVS, from the coding sequence AGGGTGTACGTTGAAGACCAGGGCAAAAGGCCTCGAGGATTCCGCCGTTGCCGCCATGGATGCCCTGGGCATCAGGCTGGCTGAAATCGAGCGCTGGAATTGCTGCGGCACCGTCTATTCGCTGGCTGAAGACGACCTGGCTCATCACCTGGCGCCGGTGAGAAACTTGATTCGCGTCAAAGAGCAGGGCGGTGACAGAGTGGGTACGCTGTGCTCTTTTTGCTACCATACGCTGAAGCGGGCGAACCTGCTGATGCGGAATGACGGCGAAAAAAGGAAGACCCTTAACGACTTCATGGAAGAGGAGGTTGACTACAATGGGGAGGTGGAGGTCGTCCATCTCCTCGAAGTGCTGCGGGATGAGGTCGGCTGGGAGAACATCGCTGCCAAAGTCAAGGTTCCGCTGCAGGGCCTGAAGGTGGCACCATACTACGGCTGTACCCTGCTGCGGCCTCAGGAGGTGGCTATAGACCAGGTGGAGAGGCCAACCATTTTGCACCGACTGATGGAAGCCATAGGTGCCGAGGCGGTTGATTTCCCTTACGCCACCGAATGCTGCGGCGCATTTCAAATCGTGGGGAATCCCGACTCCATTACCCAGCGCGCCTGGGAGATATTGAGCTCGGCACTGAGGCGGGACGCCGAGGCCATGGTCCTCACCTGTCCCCTCTGTCATTTCAACCTCAGCCAGAGACAGTCTGAATTAATGCAGAAATACAGCGATTTTCAGGGCATGCCGATTTTCTATTTCAGTCAGCTTCTGGCCATTTCGCTGGGAATTGACCCGGAGGTTTGCCATTTTGAACTGGACTATGCTGACTCGCTTTCTCTCCTCAAGAGCAAGAAGCTGGTCTCTTAA